Genomic DNA from Halorussus rarus:
CCGGGGGATCGACGGTAAACTCGGCGTCTTCATGCACGACAACCCCGACCCCGACGCCATCGCCAGCGCGGTGGCGCTGTGTCGCATCGCCGAGCAGGTCGGCGTCGAGGCCGAACCCTGCTACTTCGGCGACATCTCCCACCAGGAGAACCGGGCGTTCGTCAATCTGCTCGAACTGGACCTCCGGAACCTGGAACCGGAGGAGTTCGACCCCGACGAGTTCGGCGGCATCGCGCTGGTCGACCACTCCCGGCCCGGCATCAACGACCAGCTTCCGCCCGACACCGCGGTCGACATCGTCGTCGACCACCACCCGCCGAAGGAGGCCCCCGAGGCGGCGTTCGTCGACCTCCGGAGCGACGTGGGCGCGACCTCCACGCTGCTGGCCGAGCACGTCCAGCGACTCGGCATCGAACTCGACGAGGCGGTGGCGACGGGGCTGCTGTACGGCATCCGGGTCGACACCAAGGACTTCTCGCGGGAGGTCTCGACCGCCGACTTCGAGGCCGCCGCCTACCTGCTGCCCCACGCCGACGTGGGGCTGCTGGAGCGCGTCGAGAGCCCGTCGGTGAGCGCCGACACGTACGAGACCATGGCCCGGGCCATCCGGAACCGCCGGGTCGAGGGCCCGGTGCTGGCGACCTGCGTCGGGAAGCTGGCCGACCGCGACGCCCTCGCGCAGGCGGCCGACCAACTGCTCGACATGGAGGACATCACCACGACGCTGGTGTACGGCTTCCGGGACGGGACGGTGTACGTCTCCGCGCGCGCCCGCGGGACCGACATCGACCTCGGCGAGACGATGCGGGCCGCGTTCGGCCAGATCGGCAGCGCGGGCGGCCACGCCGACATGGCGGGCGCACAGATCTCGCTCGGACTGCTCGGCACGGTCGAGCAGGAGGAGGAGGCCTCGCTGGCCAGCGTCGTCAGCGACGTCATCACCGACCGCTTCTTCGAGACCATCCAGTCGACCCCCGAGAGCGGCGGCGAGTACGCCCACGGCGGCGACGTGAGCTTCGACGCCACCGTGGTCGAGCCCGAGAACTGAGCCGGCGGCGTCCCGCCTGATGCGGCGGCGTCCCGCCGGGCCAGTCGGGCCGCTCGCCGACGGGGTCCGCGATGGTCGGCCGACTCCCGCCGGGCGGGAAGCCTTTTTGACCCGCGGCCGCCTGGAAGTAGGCATGGACGTGGCGGCAGCCGACGGCGGGACCGCCGACGGGAAGCCGACGGTCAAGGACTACATGACCCGCGAGGTGGCGACGGTGTCGCCCGACGCCACCGTCGAGGAGGTCGCGCGTCGCATCGTCGAGAGCGACGAACACAACGGCTACCCGGTCTGCGACGGCCGGCGGGTCGAGGGGTTCGTCAACGCCAGGGACCTCCTGCTCGCCGACGACCAGGAGCCCATCTTCAAGGTGATGAGCAAGGACCTCATCGTGGCCCACCCCGACATGGACGTCAACGACGCCGCCCGGGTCATCCTCCGGTCGGGCATCCAGAAGCTCCCGGTGGTCGACGACGCGGGCAACCTCGTGGGCATCATCTCGAACACCGACTTCATCCGCTCGCAGATCGAGCGCGCGACCCCCGAGAAGGTCGGCAAGCTGATGCGGACCCTCGAGTCCATCCACGACACGAAGGTCGAGCAGACCCGCCGGGAGGTCCCACTCGCCGACCTGACCCCGACCCAGGGGAAGGTGTACGCCGACGAGCTCGAGGGGCGGACCTACGAGCTCGAGCGGGGCCTGGCCGAACCGCTGGTGGTCATCGACAGCGCTCCCGAGGGCGGCGTTTCGGGCGACGGCGAGCGCGAACTGCTGCTCGCCGACGGCCACCACCGGGTGATGGCGGCCGACCGACTCGACGTCGACGAGATGGACGCCTACGTCATCCTTGTGGACGACGACGTCGACCTCGGGATGGCCAAGACCGCCGAGAAGGAGGGGCTGGAGTCGCTCGACGACGTCCAGGTGGTCGACTACGCCCGCCACCCGCTGGTCGAGACTACCAAGCGTCTGCAGTGACCGAAGGGCCGCTCCTCGTCGCCGTCGGCGAGCGATATCGACGGCCGCCCTCGCAGCCTGGCATTTTCGAGGAGCGACCCGCGGCGCAGACCGGGGACACCGGACGACCCCGACGAGGCCGACGGTGGTGCGGAATCTTAATGGACTGTCCGGCAATTATTACGGGTATGTTCGACGACGACGACCTCGCGGAGATACGCGACGCCAAGGAGGAGTGGGAGGAGGAGACCCTCGACCCGGTCCTCGACGCCTACGGCGAGCGACGGGACAGGTTCGCCACGGTCTCGAACCTCGAAGTCGACCGGCTCTACACCCCCGAGGACGTCGCCGACCTCGACTACGAGGAGGACCTGGGCTTTCCCGGTGAGGACCCCTACACCCGCGGGGTCTACCCGACGATGTACCGCGGACGGACCTGGACGATGCGCCAGTTCGCGGGGTTCGGCACCGCCGAGGAGACCAACGAGCGGTTCCACTACCTCATCGACGAGGGCCAGACCGGCCTGTCGACCGCGTTCGACATGCCCAGCCTGATGGGCAAGGACAGCGACGACCCCCTCTCTGACGGCGAGGTCGGCAAGGAGGGCGTCGCGGTCGACACGCTCCGGGACATGGAGATCCTGTTCGACGGCATCGACCTCGGAGAGGTCTCGACCTCGTTCACCATCAACCCCTCCGCGCCGGTCATCTACGCGATGTACATCGCGCTGGCCGACCAGCAGGGGGTTCCCCGCGACGAGATCCGGGGTACCCTCCAGAACGACATGCTCAAGGAGTTCATCGCCCAGAAGGAGTGGGTGATCCCGCCGGAGCCCAGCCTCGACATCGTGACCGACACCGTCGAGTTCGCGGTCGAGGAGACTCCGAAGATAAAGCCGGTCTCCATCTCGGGCTACCACATCCGCGAGGCCGGGTCGACCGCGATCCAGGAATTGGCGTTCACCCTGGCGGACGGCTTCGCCTACGTCGAGGACGCGATGGACCGCGGGCTCGACGTCGACGAGTTCGCCCCCCAGCTCTCGTTCTTCTTCAACTCGCACAACTCCATCTTCGAGGAGGTCGCGAAGTTCCGCGCGGCCCGCCGTATCTACGCGAACGTCATGGACGAGTGGTACGGCGCCGAGGCCGAGGCCAGCAAGCAGCTCAAGTTCCACACCCAGACCGCCGGCCAGAGCCTCACGGCCCAGCAGCCGCTCAACAACGTGGTCCGGGTGACCATCCAGGCGCTCGCGGGCGTGCTCGGCGGCACCCAGAGCCTCCACACCAACAGCTTCGACGAGGCGCTGGCGCTGCCCTCCGAGGAGGCGGTCCGGGTCGCGCTCCGGACCCAGCAGATCATCGCCGACGAGTCGGGCGCGGCCGACATCGCCGACCCGCTGGGCGGGTCGTTCGCGGTCGAGAGCCTGACCGACGAGACCGAGGAGAAGGCGATGGCCTACATCGAGGAGATAAAGGAGATGGGCGACGGCTCGGTCCGCGACGGCGTGCTCGCGGGCATCGAGCAGGGGTACTTCCACCGCGAGATCCAGGACGCCTCCTACGAGTACCAGGAGCGCGTCGAGGAGGGCGAGGAGACGGTCGTCGGCGTCAACAAGTACGAGATCGAGGAGGACACCCGCCCCGACATCCTCACGGTCGACGAGGACGTCCAGGAGCGCCAGCTCGAGCGCCTCGCCCAGGTCAAGGCCGAGCGCGACGACGCCGCGGTCGAGGCCGCGCTCGACGACCTGGACGACGCCATCCAGAGCGACGAGAACGTGATGCCCGCCATCGTCGACGCCGTGAAGGCCTACGCCACGATGGGCGAGATCATGCAGGTGTTCGAGGCCGAGTACGGGAGCTACCAGGAGACCGTCAGCGTCGCCTGAGGCCGCGAGCCCTCGAAGCCGCCTGCGATTCTCGGGCCGGATTCCAGCGTCTCGCGTACCACCTTCGCGGCCCTATTTATCGCCCACGGCCTGTTCGTCAACGGCCCCGTGGACGAACCCGCCGATCTCACCGACGAGGTCGACGCGCTGACCTGAGACGGGTGCGATTCGACGCGGAAAGCCGGGCTTAATCCGGCGTTTCCCGCCGCCTGCGGTCGGGAACACGCGGCTTTCCCTCGAATCAGGCGTGCTAACGCGCGCCAACCTTTATTGCTCTCCTTAATGAGTAATACGACGTACCCATGTCAGAAGATACCGCCGAACTCGAAGCGCGGCTCGAAGAGCAGGACGAGTTCGAGCCGCCCGAGGAGTTCGTCGCCCAGGCGAACGTCTCCGACGACTCCGTCTACGAGGAGTTCGAGGAGAACTGGCCCGGGTGCTGGGAGCGGGCGGCCGAGCTCCTCGACTGGGAGACCGAGTACGACACGGTGCTGGACGACTCGAACCCGCCGTTCTACGAGTGGTTCACCGGCGGCGAACTCAACGCTTCGGCGAACTGCCTGGACAGGCATCTGGACGAGCGGGGCGACGAGGCCGCCATCGAGTGGATCGGCGAACCCACCGACGAGGAGAACCGGACCTACACCTACGAGGAACTGCACCGCGAGGTAAACGAATTCGCAGCCGCGCTCCGGGATATGGGCGTCGGCGAGGACGACGTCGTCACCATGTACATGCCGATGATCCCCGAGCTTCCAATCGCCATGCTGGCGTGCGCTCGCATCGGGGCACCCCACTCGGTGGTCTTCGCGGGCTTCTCCGCCGACGCCCTCGCAACCCGGATGGAGAGCGCGGACTCGGAGTACCTCGTCACCGCCAACGGCTACTTCCGGCGGGGCGACCCCCTCGACCACTTCGAGAAGACCCGCGAGGGGCTCGGCGGCGTGAGCCACGAGGTGAGCGACGTGGTGGTCGTCGACCGCCTCGCCGAGCACGGCCACGGCTACGACCTCGAGGACGGCGAGCACTACTACGCCGACCTCGTGGCCGAGCAGGAGGGCGCGGAGGTCGAGCCGGTGTCGCGGGACGCCGAGGACATGCTGTTCCTGATGTACACCTCGGGGACGACGGGCCAACCCAAGGGCGTCAAGCACACCACCGGGGGCTACCTCGCCTGGACCGCCTGGACCTCCCAGGCGGTGCTGGACGTCAAGCCCGATGACACGTACTTCTGCTCGGCCGACATCGGCTGGATCACCGGCCACTCCTACATCGTCTACGGACCCCTCGCGCTCGGCACCACCTCGGTGATGTACGAGGGCACGCCGGACCACCCCGACCGCGACCGGCTGTGGGAGATCATCGAGGACTACGAGGTGAACCAGCTCTACACCGCGCCCACGGCCATCCGGGCGTTCATGAAGTGGGGCAGCGACTTCCCCGACCGCCACGACCTCTCGAGCCTCCGGCTGCTCGGGACGGTCGGCGAGCCCATCAACCCCCGCGCCTGGAAGTGGTACTACACCAACATCGGGAACGAGGAGTGTCCCATCGTGGACACCTGGTGGCAGACCGAGACCGGCGGCATGATGGTCACCACCCTGCCCGGTGTCAAGACGATGAAGCCAGGCTCCGCGGGCCCGCCGCTGCCCGGCGTCGACGCGCAGGTCATCGACGCGAACGGCGACGAGGTGGAGGCCGGGCAAGCGGGCTACCTCACGGTCCAGAAGCCGTGGCCGGGGATGCTCCGGACCCTCTACAAGAACGACGAGCGCTACATCGACGAGTACTGGGCGGAGTACTCGGATACGGACAGCGACGATCCCGACGACTGGGTGTACTTCCCCGAGGACGGCGCCAAGATCGACGACGACGGCTACATCACGGTGCTGGGCCGGGTCGACGACGTCCTCAACGTTTCGGGCCATCGCCTCGGGACGATGGAGATCGAGAGCGCTATCGTCGGCGTCGAGGGCGTCGCCGAGGCCGCCGTCGTCGGCGGTGAACACGACGTGAAAGGCGAAGCAGTCTACGCGTACGTCATCACGGAGGACGGCTACGAGGGCGACGACGAGATGCGCGACCGCATCGTCGAGGGCGTCGAGGACGCCATCGGGCCGATCGCGCGGCCCGAGGCAGTCGTCTTCACGCCGGAGCTCCCGAAGACCCGCTCCGGGAAGATCATGCGCCGACTGCTCGAGGACATCGCCAACGGCGACGAACTCGGCAACACCTCCACCCTGCGCAACCCCGACGTGGTCGAGGACATCCAGCGGAAGGTCGCAGGCGACTGAGCGACCACACCGCCAGTTCTCCCACTCCCACGCTCGTCCTCAGGAACCGAGCCAGTCGTTCGTGGAGACCGAGTGTCCGGCGTCCCGGCAGATCTTCGCGCCCTGCTTCCGAACTCGCTTGCTCGACGGCAAATCCTCCTCGTCGCGAATCGTGGTCTCGATCCACGTCGCCAGTCGCTCGGCCTCGGTCTTGCCCGCCAGTTCTGAAACTTCCCCGATGGACTTCTCGTAGGCCCGGCGCTGGGACCGACCCTCCTTGTCGGCCTCGTAGCGCTCGTGGCTCCCGATGACGTCCTCGACCGCACGGTCGATGTCGCGCATCGACTGCTTGATGCTCATGGCGGATGGTCGGCGTTCGGCGGGGAATAGCTGGTGGGCGTCGGCCCACCCGACCGTTCCGGAACAGTTAGCTATCTATCTCTTATCGGCGACCGGCGCACGGCGGTTCCGTCCGCCGAGTTACTTACCGACACCGGAATTTATATCTTGAAAGTTGGTTATTTTTCTACCATGCACAAACCGCTGCTCGTGACCGACTTCCTCGACAGAGCCCGGACCCACTACGGCGACCAGGAGGCGGTCGTCGCCACGACCGGCGAGCGCTACACCTACGACGAGTTCGGCGACCGGGTCGACCGGCTCGCGGCCGCGCTGGCCGACCGGGGCATCGAGAAGGGCGACCGGGTCGCGGTGCTCGACCCCAACACCCACTACCAACTCGAAGCCGCGTACGCCGCCTTCCAGCTCGGCGCGGTCCACACCCCACTGAACTACCGGCTCACGCCCGACGACTACGAGTACATCCTGAACGACGCCGGCGTGGACGCGGTCGTCGCCGACTACGAGTACGCCGAGAAGATCGAGGCCGTCCGCGACGAGGTGCCCACCGAGGTCTTCGTCAGCAACGACGCCGAGGCGACCGAGGGCGACTGGGAGGAGTTCGACGCGGTGGTCGCCGACGCCGACCCCGACGGGTTCACCCGGCCCGAGATGTCCGAGGACGAGGTCGTCACCATCAACTACACCTCCGGCACAACGGGCGACCCGAAGGGCGTGATGCGGACCCACCGGACCGAGACGCTCCACGCCTACGTGCTCTCGGTCCACCAGGAGATCTACGACGACGACGTCTACCTCTGGACCCTGCCGATGTTCCACGTCAACGGCTGGGGTCACATCTACGCCGTCACCGGGATGGGCGCCACGCACGTCTGCACGCGCGGCGTCGACGCGGCCGACATCGTCGAGACGGTGCGGTCCGAGGACGTCTCGTTCCTCTGCGGCGCGCCGACCGTGCTCAACATGCTCATCGACTACTACGAGGAGAACGGCGAGCCCGAGATGACCGGCGACAGCGACGTCCGGGTGACCACCGCGGGGTCGGCGCCGCCCGAGGCGACCATCCGCGCGGTCGAGGACGAGTTCGGCTGGTACCTCAAGCACCTCTACGGCCTGACCGAGACCGGGCCGCTCATCACCATGTCGGACGCCCGCCGGCTGCTCGACGCCGACGACGACGGCCGGTTCGCGCTCAAGAAGCGCCAGGGGATGGGCGTGCTCGGCACCGAGGTCGCGGTCGTCGACGACGACGGCGCGGACGTCCCCCGCGACGACTCGACCATCGGCGAGATCGTGGTCCGGGGCAACCAGGTGATGGAGGGCTACTGGGAGAAGCCCGAGGCGACCGAGGAGGCGTTCAACGAGAAGCGCGAGGGCTGGTTCCACACCGGCGACCTCGCGAGCGTCGACGAGCACGGCATGGTAGCCATCAAGGACCGGAAGAAGGACATCATCGTCTCGGGCGGCGAGAACATCTCTAGCATCGAGATCGAGGACACGCTGTTCGACCACGACGACGTGAGCGACGTCGCGGTCATCCCGGCCCCGAGCGAGCGGTGGGGCGAGGAGCCCAAGGCGTTCGTCGTCCCGGCGTCGGGCGACCCCGAGGACCCGGGCGTGACCGAACAGGAGATCCGGGAGTTCACGAAGGAGCACATGGCCTCCTACAAGGCGGTCAAGCGCGTGGAGTTCGTCGCGGAACTGCCCTCGACCGCCACCGGGAAGATTCAGAAGTACGAGCTCCGCGAGCGGGAGTGGGACGACGAGGACCGAATGGTCGGCGAGGGGTAGGTCGGAAGGCTCTAGGCCGACTCTGTTTCTCTCGATTCTTCGCAGGTAGTCCCGATTGACTGGTATGCGACTGTTGACTCGCAGGAACACACAACAACCTCCGAACGGAGACCTCCTCGAAAGCCCCCGCCCGCTCGCGGTCGCTCTGCGAGATATTCGCGGCTCTCTGCACCGCCAGCCGCGAATAGTGGCCCGCAGAGGCGACTGAATTGCACGCGAGCGGGCAGCCCCTTTCATCCACCCCACCGCAGACCGCACGGCACCACGTCCCTCCCCAGCCGATTCGCTCACTTCGTTCGCTCATCCCTCGCGCAATGAGGGCGCGAGATGAACTCGCGCCAGCGCGCGCCGTAGCTAGTCCTGTTTTACCCAAGAACGATTAGTAATTCTAAACTCCACGTCCACCTTCCTCCGAGAGCCCAAGACCCAAGACGCCTCGAATCGAGCTACCTGATACCAATGCCCGAAGAAGAGGCGCTCTGCTTCGACATGTACGGGACGCTCTGCGACACGAGCAGTGTCACCGAGACGCTCGGCGAGGAGCTCGACCTGACCGACAAGGTGGTGGCGAACGTCGACGAGCTGTGGCGCCAGAAGCAGCTCCAGTACGCCACCGAGTCGGCGCTGATGGACGACTACCGGACGTTCTGGGAGGTGACCGAACGGGCGCTCGAGTACGCGCTGGAGTTCCACGGTCTCCCGGTCGACCGGGCGGCCCAGGAGCGAATCATCGGCGCCTACGAGCACCTCGACCCGTACCTCGACGCCGTCGGTGCGCTGGAGCGACTCGGCGAGGCCGGCGCGACCGTCGTCGTGCTCTCGAACGGTAACCCCGAGATGCTGGAGACGCTCGCGGAGAACGCGGGACTGACGACCCACCTCGACGACGTCGTCAGCGCTCACGAGGTCGGGACGTTCAAGCCCGACCCCGCGGTGTACGAGAACGCCGCCGACCGGCTCGACCGGTCGCTGGGCGACTGCCGACTCGTCTCCTCGAACGCGTGGGACGTCGCCGGTGCATCGCAGGCCGGCATGTCGACCGCGTGGGTGAACCGCGCCCGCGAACCCGCCGAACGCATCGGCGGCGAGGCCGACCTGACAGTCGAGTCGCTCGCCGACCTCGCCGAGTCGCTGTAGCTGTCGGCCGGCGCTCACTTCCGGCCGCCAGCCCGACCCCGACCGACCGGCCGGAACGTATTGGAAGAATTATCGATGGGCGGCTCGCGGAAAACTGACCCCAATCCGGCGTTTCCGCTCGTCCAAGCCCCGACGTCCGCGATATTTTACATCTGCGGCGGCGGAATCTTCCCGTATAATTATTAATGATGTTGTAGTCCTGTGATACGATGTCACGGGGAAATGACACTGATGTGACGCGGAGAGACGTCGTCAAGATGGCCGGAGCGACCGGTATCGCGGGGGTCGCCGGGGTCGCCGGAAGCGCGAGCGCACAGGAGTATCCGCCGATTGGGAACTACCCGATTCAGGGCAACCCGACGTTCGGGTTCACGGTGCCCCAGTCGGGACCGTACTCCTCGGAGGGACAGGACGAGCTCCGGGCGTACGAGTTGGCCGTCGAACACCTGAACAACGGTGGCGGCTGGGTCGACAGCTGGGACGGCCTCTCTGGGAACGGCGTGCTGGACCAGCAGATCGAGTTCGTGAGCGGCGACACCGCGACCGACGCCGACACGGCCCGCCAGACCGCGCGCCGGATGATCCAGCGCGACCAGGCGATCATGCTCTCGGGCGGGTCCTCGAGCGCGGTCGCCATCGCCATCCAGGAGCTGTGCCAGCGCGAGCGGGTCCAGTACCAGTGCTGTCTGACCCACTCGAACGAGACCACGGGCTCGAACTGCGTCCGGTACTCCTTCCGGGAGATGTTCAACGCCTACATGACGGCGCAGGCGCTGGTGCCGCCGGTGACGAACGAGTACGGCCAGAACAACAACTTCTACCAGCTGTACGCTGACTACAGCTGGGGCCAGACCCAGCAGGCCTCGATGAGCCAGTTCTTCTCCGAGGCGGGCTGGAACGAGATACAGAGCGTGGCCACGCCGCTCGGGACGAAGGACTTCTCGTCGTACCTCTCGCAGGTGCCCCGGCAGCGGACCGACGTGTTGTTCCTCAACCACTACGGGCTCGACGGCGCGAACTCGCTGAGTCAGGCGATCGACATGGGGCTCGACGAGGACATGGAGATCGTCGTGCCGCTGTACAACCGGCCGATGGCCCAGGCCGCCGGCGGCGCCATCGGGGGCATCTTCGGGACCGTCGCCTGGGACTCCCAGATCGACAACCAGCCCTCGAACGACTTCACGCAGACGTTCCGGGAGAAGTACGAGCGCATCCCGTCGGGACCGGCCCAGCTCGCGTACGCCCAGACGCTCCAGTACGCCGCGGCGGTCGAGCGGGCGGGCACCTTCTACCCGCCGGAAGTCATCAAGCAACTGGAAGGGTACCAGTACAACAACTTCGGCATGGGGCAGGAGACGATGCGTAAGTGCGACCACCAGGCTCAGCGCGCGGTGCCGGTCGTCAAGGGGCTGCCCCAGAGCGAACAGCAGCAGGGGCAGTTCTTCGAGATCGTCAACCTCACGCCGGCCGACCAGCTCGGGTACGGCTGCGACGAAGGGCCCGCCGCGGAGTGCGACCTGGGCCCCTACGAGTAGTCCGACCGGTCCGAACCACATTTTTCGGGGCGAACACGACATCGGCCGGACAGTTCTGGCAATATTCGCGGGAACACGCCGCTGTTCCCAATTATATAACAGTAACAATTATTACGCAAGGGTTGCTTGCAGACACCATGCCACAAGCTAACGGTGGCCCTACGCGACGCGATGTCGTGAAGGCAGCGAGCGCGACGGGCGCGGCGAGTATCGCTTCGATCGCGGGATGCCTCGGCGGTGGCGGAGGCGGCGGATCGGAAGACTACCCCGCGCTGGGGAACTACCCCGTCGAGGGCGACACGGTGATGCTGGGGTTCAACGTCCCGCAGTCTGGTCCCTACTCCTCGGAGGGGAAGGACGAGCTCCGGGCGTACAAGCTCGCCGTGAAGCACCTGAACAACGGCGGCGGCTGGGTCGACGGCTGGAGCGACCTCTCGGCCGACGGCGTGCTCGGCAAGACGGTCGACTACGTGACCGGCGACACCGCGACCGACGCCGACACCGCCCGGCAGTCCGCCCGCCGGATGATCCAGCGTGACAACGTCCAGATGGTCTCCGGCGGGTCGTCGAGCGCGGTCGCCATCGCGGTCCAGGAGCTGTGCCAGCAGGAGAAGGTCATGTTCATGGCGTGCCTGACCCACTCGAACGACACCACGGGCAAGAACTGCGTCCGGTACGGCTTCCGGGAGATGTTCAACGCCTACATGACCGGCCAGGCGCTCGCGCCGGTCGTCACCGAGGAGTACGGCGACGACCTCGAGTTCTACCAGCTGTACGCCGACTACAGCTGGGGGAAGACCCAGCAGGCCTCGATGAAGAAGTTCTTCGAGGAGGCCGGCTGGTCGGAGGTCGACAGCGTGCCCACGCCGCTGGGTACCAAGGACTACCAGTCGTACCTCTCGGAGGCCCGGAACTCGGGTGCCGACGCCATCTTCCTCAACCACTACGGGCTCGACGGCGCGAACTCGCTGGGCGGGGCCATCGACATGGGGCTCGACGAGGACATGGAGATCGTGATGCCGCTGTACAACCGGCCGATGGCCCAGGCCGCCGGCGGCGCCATCGAGGGTATCTACGGCACGGTCGCGTGGGACGCCCAGATCGACAACGAGCCGTCGAACAGCTTCACCAAGGCGTTCGGCGACGAGTACAGCGGTCGGGTCCCGTCGGGGCCGGCCCAGCTGGCGTACGCCCAGACCCTCCAGTGGGCCGCGGCGGCCGAGCGGGCGGGGACGTTCTACCCGCCGGAGATCATCAAGCAGCTCGAGGGTCGGAGCTACAACAACCTCGGGATGGGCAAGGAGACGATGCGCAAGTGCGACCACCAGGCCCAGCGCGCGGTCCCGGTCGTCAAGGGCCTCCCGGGGTCCGAGCAGGGCTCGGGGCAGTTCTTCGACCTGGTCAACCTCACCTCGCGGAGCGAACTCGGCTACGGTTGCGACGAAGGGCCGGCCGGAGAGTGCGAACTCGGTTCGTACGAATAGCGCGCTCGCCGCAGTTATTCACCAACGTTTATTGTAGATAGAGGATACCAAACACATGGTAGACTTATACATGGACACGCGCAGTGACGAAGGACGGAGACAGCGTTCGGGGGGAGAAGCGTGAGTCTTGTTTCCCAAGTGGCTACAGTGCTGATAAACGGGCTCCAGCAGGGAGCCATCTACGTGTTGGTCGCGATCGGGCTGTCGATCATCCTCGGCACGCTCAAGTTCGTCAACTTCGCCCACGGGGCGCTGTACCTCATCGGGACGTACGTCGGCCTGTTCATCACGCTGGAGGTGCAGCTGACCGGCGGGAAGTTGATGGAGTGGGGGTACACCGAACTCGGACTCGGCTGGGGCTTCCTGCCGGCGCTCATCATCGTTCCCGCGGTGGTGTTCGTCGTCGGCATCGTGATGGAGCGGTTCGTGGCCAGGCCGTTCTACGACAGGCCGGACACCGAC
This window encodes:
- a CDS encoding DHH family phosphoesterase, with the protein product MVSRLILGCGTVGQNLVEAIADEPGSLLVIDDAENRIDALREEGVSATLGDPTDPETVRGSASTAEMVVVADPDPEVNRRAAELAVESFPDAYVVGFLGEGCDDDQRGAIASVADHVVDPTAAIASQVLAVALGEYAVRTALLRRTLRGIDGKLGVFMHDNPDPDAIASAVALCRIAEQVGVEAEPCYFGDISHQENRAFVNLLELDLRNLEPEEFDPDEFGGIALVDHSRPGINDQLPPDTAVDIVVDHHPPKEAPEAAFVDLRSDVGATSTLLAEHVQRLGIELDEAVATGLLYGIRVDTKDFSREVSTADFEAAAYLLPHADVGLLERVESPSVSADTYETMARAIRNRRVEGPVLATCVGKLADRDALAQAADQLLDMEDITTTLVYGFRDGTVYVSARARGTDIDLGETMRAAFGQIGSAGGHADMAGAQISLGLLGTVEQEEEASLASVVSDVITDRFFETIQSTPESGGEYAHGGDVSFDATVVEPEN
- a CDS encoding CBS pair associated ParBc domain-containing protein, which translates into the protein MDVAAADGGTADGKPTVKDYMTREVATVSPDATVEEVARRIVESDEHNGYPVCDGRRVEGFVNARDLLLADDQEPIFKVMSKDLIVAHPDMDVNDAARVILRSGIQKLPVVDDAGNLVGIISNTDFIRSQIERATPEKVGKLMRTLESIHDTKVEQTRREVPLADLTPTQGKVYADELEGRTYELERGLAEPLVVIDSAPEGGVSGDGERELLLADGHHRVMAADRLDVDEMDAYVILVDDDVDLGMAKTAEKEGLESLDDVQVVDYARHPLVETTKRLQ
- a CDS encoding acyl-CoA mutase large subunit family protein; translation: MFDDDDLAEIRDAKEEWEEETLDPVLDAYGERRDRFATVSNLEVDRLYTPEDVADLDYEEDLGFPGEDPYTRGVYPTMYRGRTWTMRQFAGFGTAEETNERFHYLIDEGQTGLSTAFDMPSLMGKDSDDPLSDGEVGKEGVAVDTLRDMEILFDGIDLGEVSTSFTINPSAPVIYAMYIALADQQGVPRDEIRGTLQNDMLKEFIAQKEWVIPPEPSLDIVTDTVEFAVEETPKIKPVSISGYHIREAGSTAIQELAFTLADGFAYVEDAMDRGLDVDEFAPQLSFFFNSHNSIFEEVAKFRAARRIYANVMDEWYGAEAEASKQLKFHTQTAGQSLTAQQPLNNVVRVTIQALAGVLGGTQSLHTNSFDEALALPSEEAVRVALRTQQIIADESGAADIADPLGGSFAVESLTDETEEKAMAYIEEIKEMGDGSVRDGVLAGIEQGYFHREIQDASYEYQERVEEGEETVVGVNKYEIEEDTRPDILTVDEDVQERQLERLAQVKAERDDAAVEAALDDLDDAIQSDENVMPAIVDAVKAYATMGEIMQVFEAEYGSYQETVSVA
- the acs gene encoding acetate--CoA ligase — its product is MSEDTAELEARLEEQDEFEPPEEFVAQANVSDDSVYEEFEENWPGCWERAAELLDWETEYDTVLDDSNPPFYEWFTGGELNASANCLDRHLDERGDEAAIEWIGEPTDEENRTYTYEELHREVNEFAAALRDMGVGEDDVVTMYMPMIPELPIAMLACARIGAPHSVVFAGFSADALATRMESADSEYLVTANGYFRRGDPLDHFEKTREGLGGVSHEVSDVVVVDRLAEHGHGYDLEDGEHYYADLVAEQEGAEVEPVSRDAEDMLFLMYTSGTTGQPKGVKHTTGGYLAWTAWTSQAVLDVKPDDTYFCSADIGWITGHSYIVYGPLALGTTSVMYEGTPDHPDRDRLWEIIEDYEVNQLYTAPTAIRAFMKWGSDFPDRHDLSSLRLLGTVGEPINPRAWKWYYTNIGNEECPIVDTWWQTETGGMMVTTLPGVKTMKPGSAGPPLPGVDAQVIDANGDEVEAGQAGYLTVQKPWPGMLRTLYKNDERYIDEYWAEYSDTDSDDPDDWVYFPEDGAKIDDDGYITVLGRVDDVLNVSGHRLGTMEIESAIVGVEGVAEAAVVGGEHDVKGEAVYAYVITEDGYEGDDEMRDRIVEGVEDAIGPIARPEAVVFTPELPKTRSGKIMRRLLEDIANGDELGNTSTLRNPDVVEDIQRKVAGD
- a CDS encoding long-chain-fatty-acid--CoA ligase encodes the protein MHKPLLVTDFLDRARTHYGDQEAVVATTGERYTYDEFGDRVDRLAAALADRGIEKGDRVAVLDPNTHYQLEAAYAAFQLGAVHTPLNYRLTPDDYEYILNDAGVDAVVADYEYAEKIEAVRDEVPTEVFVSNDAEATEGDWEEFDAVVADADPDGFTRPEMSEDEVVTINYTSGTTGDPKGVMRTHRTETLHAYVLSVHQEIYDDDVYLWTLPMFHVNGWGHIYAVTGMGATHVCTRGVDAADIVETVRSEDVSFLCGAPTVLNMLIDYYEENGEPEMTGDSDVRVTTAGSAPPEATIRAVEDEFGWYLKHLYGLTETGPLITMSDARRLLDADDDGRFALKKRQGMGVLGTEVAVVDDDGADVPRDDSTIGEIVVRGNQVMEGYWEKPEATEEAFNEKREGWFHTGDLASVDEHGMVAIKDRKKDIIVSGGENISSIEIEDTLFDHDDVSDVAVIPAPSERWGEEPKAFVVPASGDPEDPGVTEQEIREFTKEHMASYKAVKRVEFVAELPSTATGKIQKYELREREWDDEDRMVGEG
- a CDS encoding haloacid dehalogenase type II, translating into MPEEEALCFDMYGTLCDTSSVTETLGEELDLTDKVVANVDELWRQKQLQYATESALMDDYRTFWEVTERALEYALEFHGLPVDRAAQERIIGAYEHLDPYLDAVGALERLGEAGATVVVLSNGNPEMLETLAENAGLTTHLDDVVSAHEVGTFKPDPAVYENAADRLDRSLGDCRLVSSNAWDVAGASQAGMSTAWVNRAREPAERIGGEADLTVESLADLAESL